CGTGAAAAAGCGACACGAGAAAAATTGTATCCAACTTTCACTTTCGTTTCTTTTCTCACGCTTCCTCAGCCCCCAAACAAGGAGTCAAATTTATCATACTGCTTGGATCTAGCAGTTCTAGATCTATAATCTATCAAACCTATCAATTGCGATTGAAAAACGCAACCATGCGCTGATCTACACTACCATCGaaaatttcaaatgaaacaACAATAAACCTAGGCAGATAACAGAAAAATCATAGACCAGGGACATAAACTATACAGAAGAGAATTTAACGAACCATGTTGTCAGTCTTGAAGCCCTAGACTACCGCCGGCGGTGTCGACGGCCGCTACTCCGCGAGAATGAGCTTGGGTTGGATCAGCGTGAGCCACCATAAACCCTAGTTCACCTATAAATATATATCCTGAACCCGGACTACATTGTGGGCGGGTTGAGCCCATCCCATCCCAACATCAACCTAACCCCAAAAGGCTGTAATCTTGGGCTAAAAATTTGAGCCCAATCCAAGGTTAGATAAggatagaaaatataaaaataaataaataagataaaaaggttagatagtttaattttttgttttttgttttttttttctcaatgaccatgaaacaagaaatttttgaaccttttaatgaaaaagttattagtgtaaataaattaaatataatttatttataatttaaaatgtattacattaagtattaaaataaataaaaatatatgaaaaactaATTCTTATAGATCAAATAAATAGACATCATTTAggattctaaatttattatcttaaataattaaaaatgaataaaataaaagattatattttaaaacaacttcattaaaagtaaatattatattaaaatatacatattcaaaaatctaatttcaCTGTATTAAGGAAACAtgtagttttaaattttaagtgatttaaaatttacattATCAAAATTgcgtaatttttaattttttaaaaatgaattgttttatcaaatattcataaataattcAAGGGATGATGTAATTATAataaatcttttcaaattttttcgattaaattttataatatgattaatTTCGTTCACTTTTCTTGAAATTTCGACtaaatagatttaatttttataaatttgataaatatcattttttatccttgatttattattttcacttacctCAACTCTTACTCAAAAGAGAGAGATCCTTTTATGGTAGgataaatttttaaagatgATTAGATATATTTTAAGGGAcgtgattaaaattaatttgaatgtagcagaatttaaaaaaaaataaaatatctaatagGGAATTTGTTCATGGTGGAACTCTAATTTTGTACGACGCCGTAGGCCACAAGCACCACGTGATCCCCGCACGATCCACTTTCACCAGTAAGGTACTGCCACGTttgcacattttttttccttgtagaTGCTAGAGTATACAAGCGGTGATCTattcttttaagttttaactCCCAAAACCCCTGCCTAGGTTTAAACCCTCTCTGGTTGAACATTGTCTCCAACATTTGGGAATCGGTAGATTTGCTCTCAACGAGACTGCTCCGTTTTATGGAGATTTGTTGATTCTGGTACAATGTCCAGCAATTCAGGAAGTGAATTTACCAATGATTCTTCAAGCTCAACGGAGGCAGAGAAGCCTCAGATTGAGCCCATACGAATGCCCACAGTGGAGGAGATCAGAGGCCAGGACATTTGGAACAACTGTGCTGTTCGCAGCGTTGCTAGTGGAGTAATGGGTGAGAATGAAATAATCCCTTTACGTTTCATTATGTCGTTTTTggaattattagtttggtttcatgttttctttttatttattatctgtTTGGTCGCtaagaaaaggaggaaaataCTAGAAACGGGAAGGGTAAAGTTGTATTCAACCATCCGAATAGGTTTGCAGTATTGGGTTTATCTTGGTTCTCGATAAAAGTGAGGGAGCGGGAAGGAATCTGCTTAATATCGCCTCTTTTTCATCTAGAGCCAAGGAATGACCAAACtgagttttaattttcattttctttcttctaggAATAAACACAAAGAAAGGATAGTGCTTGaatttgtcatttattttattgttcatGGTGTTTTGGGTCTATGGCTGTGCAAGATTTTAGCTTTATTTTTGAGCTGTCATTGTTGATTTGTGGGAATGGTTGTAGGAGGAGGGCTTGGTTTATTGATGGGTTTGTTTCTGGGGGCATTGGACAATCCTATAATGCAAGAAGAAATGACTGCTCGGCAGCAATTCATTTACACTGCAAAGCAGATGGGAAGCAGGAGCTGGGGTTC
The sequence above is drawn from the Vitis riparia cultivar Riparia Gloire de Montpellier isolate 1030 chromosome 6, EGFV_Vit.rip_1.0, whole genome shotgun sequence genome and encodes:
- the LOC117915751 gene encoding mitochondrial import inner membrane translocase subunit TIM22-4-like — translated: MSSNSGSEFTNDSSSSTEAEKPQIEPIRMPTVEEIRGQDIWNNCAVRSVASGVMGGGLGLLMGLFLGALDNPIMQEEMTARQQFIYTAKQMGSRSWGSAKTFAVMGLIFSAAECVVEKARAKHDTTNTVVAGCVTGGAISAKGGPKAACVGCAGFATFSVLIEKFLDRHD